One window of the Flavobacteriaceae bacterium YJPT1-3 genome contains the following:
- a CDS encoding Crp/Fnr family transcriptional regulator → MIAALQEHFGNQFEPELLREINQVGTFMEVEAGHDLIRPGQYIRSMPLLLKGSIKVLRPDEEGEELLLYHLDQGDTCAMTMSCCMESKKSAIHAVAETPAALLMIPVAKMEEWSTRYKSWRNYVFASYHHRMMELLESIDQIAFQQLDERLERYLDDQVQIAGSRELQLTHKAIASDLHSNRVVISRLLKKMEQQGKIKLHRSIIEVV, encoded by the coding sequence CTTCGGGAAATTAATCAGGTAGGCACTTTTATGGAAGTGGAAGCGGGTCATGATCTGATCCGACCCGGACAATACATTCGTTCTATGCCTTTGCTATTGAAGGGAAGTATTAAAGTACTCAGACCGGATGAAGAAGGTGAGGAATTACTGCTTTATCATTTAGACCAGGGCGACACTTGTGCCATGACCATGAGTTGCTGTATGGAAAGTAAGAAGAGTGCTATTCATGCTGTCGCGGAAACCCCTGCGGCCCTTCTTATGATTCCGGTAGCCAAGATGGAGGAATGGTCCACCCGATATAAGTCCTGGCGCAATTACGTCTTTGCAAGCTACCATCATCGAATGATGGAACTATTAGAGAGTATCGATCAGATCGCATTTCAGCAATTGGACGAACGCCTGGAACGATATTTAGATGATCAAGTTCAAATCGCCGGTTCTCGAGAGCTTCAATTGACCCACAAAGCAATCGCTTCTGATCTTCATAGTAATCGGGTAGTCATCTCCAGACTACTTAAGAAAATGGAACAGCAGGGCAAAATAAAGCTGCATCGCAGCATTATTGAGGTCGTGTAA
- a CDS encoding sulfite exporter TauE/SafE family protein, with product MLELLGYLGAVLIGIILGLIGGGGSILTVPLLVYAIGLNPVVATAYSLFVVGTTSLVGAVRNMAQGKVDLRTAIVFAIPAFIAVYLTRAFLIPALPEVLFSIGDYRVDKQLGIMLFFALIMLLASVSMIRDQKKELGIAEKVEYNYPLIILEGLVVGIITGIVGAGGGFLIIPALVLLAKLPMKKAVATSLLIIAIKSLIGFLGDVHYLDIDWSFLLSFTGLSILGIFIGIWLNRFVDGQRLKKAFGWFVMLMGIYILYKELTM from the coding sequence ATGTTAGAACTACTCGGGTATCTTGGAGCAGTACTCATCGGGATCATCCTGGGACTTATCGGTGGCGGCGGATCCATTCTAACGGTTCCTTTGCTCGTTTATGCCATCGGATTGAATCCGGTAGTCGCTACGGCCTATTCGCTCTTTGTCGTAGGCACCACATCGCTCGTAGGGGCGGTTCGCAATATGGCACAAGGGAAAGTGGACCTCAGAACTGCTATTGTATTTGCCATACCCGCCTTTATTGCGGTCTATTTGACCAGAGCTTTTCTGATTCCAGCGTTGCCTGAAGTGCTGTTCTCGATTGGAGACTATCGAGTGGATAAACAATTGGGAATCATGCTCTTTTTCGCGCTGATCATGCTGCTGGCTTCCGTATCGATGATTCGTGATCAAAAGAAGGAGCTGGGAATCGCTGAAAAAGTAGAGTACAACTATCCCCTGATCATCCTTGAAGGACTTGTAGTGGGTATTATCACCGGGATCGTTGGTGCTGGAGGTGGGTTTCTTATCATTCCTGCTTTGGTCTTATTGGCTAAACTTCCCATGAAAAAAGCAGTAGCCACTTCCCTGCTTATCATTGCCATTAAATCACTCATCGGATTTCTTGGAGATGTTCACTATCTAGACATCGATTGGTCTTTTTTACTATCCTTTACCGGTCTATCCATACTGGGTATTTTTATCGGGATTTGGCTAAATCGTTTTGTGGATGGACAACGACTAAAAAAAGCTTTTGGATGGTTTGTGATGCTTATGGGGATCTATATCCTCTATAAAGAATTAACAATGTAA
- a CDS encoding MBL fold metallo-hydrolase, whose product MKIEQIYTGCLAQGAYYIESDGEVAIIDPLREVQPYIEKAEAAAAKIKYIFETHFHADFVSGHITLSEKTGAPIVYGPQANPSFDAIIATDGQEFKLGKLTIKVLHTPGHTMESTTYLLRDENGQDKALFTGDTLFLGDVGRPDLAQKAADMTQEELAGMLYESLRTKIMPLADDLMVYPAHGAGSACGKNMMKETVDTLGHQKEMNYALRADMTKEEFIKEVTDGLLPPPAYFPMNVRMNKEGYQNIEEILKQGQVALGPDAFEAAANETGAVVLDVRHQKEFAQGHIPGSIFIGLDGSFAPWVGDLIKDVQQPILLIAPEDRIKEAITRLSRVGFDHTIGYLKGGFEAWKKAAKDYDTVTSITAEEFHKRVDEKEGEVPVFDVRKPGEFEAEHLENAHHTSLSVLNKHLAEFPEKETFYVHCAGGYRSMIAASILKSRGIHNLIDIQGGFKAMKEAGVKTTNQVCPSSTK is encoded by the coding sequence ATGAAGATAGAACAGATTTATACCGGATGCTTGGCTCAAGGAGCTTACTATATTGAGAGCGATGGAGAAGTGGCCATCATCGATCCCCTGAGAGAAGTGCAGCCTTATATAGAAAAGGCAGAAGCAGCTGCAGCCAAGATCAAATACATTTTTGAGACTCATTTTCACGCCGATTTTGTGTCTGGACATATCACCCTCTCCGAAAAAACCGGGGCACCTATCGTTTATGGTCCGCAGGCGAATCCAAGTTTTGATGCTATTATTGCCACAGATGGTCAGGAATTCAAATTGGGAAAGCTCACCATCAAAGTGCTGCATACCCCCGGACATACTATGGAAAGTACCACCTATCTTTTACGAGACGAAAACGGACAGGACAAGGCATTATTTACAGGGGACACCCTATTCTTAGGAGATGTTGGTCGCCCTGATCTTGCTCAAAAGGCAGCAGACATGACGCAAGAAGAACTGGCGGGCATGCTCTACGAAAGCCTACGAACCAAGATCATGCCCCTGGCCGATGACCTGATGGTGTATCCGGCGCATGGTGCCGGCAGCGCTTGCGGAAAAAATATGATGAAAGAAACGGTAGACACCCTAGGCCATCAAAAGGAGATGAATTATGCCTTACGGGCTGATATGACCAAGGAGGAGTTCATCAAAGAGGTGACTGACGGATTGTTACCCCCGCCGGCCTACTTCCCCATGAACGTGCGGATGAATAAGGAAGGATATCAAAATATCGAAGAGATCCTCAAACAAGGGCAGGTCGCCTTGGGACCTGATGCCTTTGAAGCTGCCGCGAATGAAACCGGAGCGGTGGTTTTGGATGTTAGGCATCAAAAGGAATTCGCGCAGGGCCATATCCCCGGGTCTATTTTTATTGGCCTGGATGGAAGCTTCGCACCCTGGGTAGGTGATCTAATCAAAGATGTACAGCAACCCATACTGCTGATCGCACCAGAGGATCGTATCAAGGAGGCCATCACTCGTTTATCTCGAGTGGGATTTGACCATACGATTGGCTATTTGAAAGGTGGCTTTGAAGCCTGGAAAAAGGCAGCCAAAGATTATGATACGGTCACTTCTATTACCGCTGAAGAATTTCACAAGCGTGTAGACGAAAAAGAAGGTGAAGTTCCCGTATTTGATGTTCGAAAACCGGGCGAGTTTGAAGCAGAGCATTTGGAAAATGCACATCACACTTCACTCTCTGTGTTGAATAAGCATCTGGCTGAGTTTCCGGAGAAGGAGACTTTCTATGTGCACTGCGCTGGAGGCTATCGAAGCATGATTGCCGCGTCTATTTTGAAAAGTAGAGGCATTCACAACCTGATCGATATCCAAGGTGGCTTTAAGGCGATGAAAGAAGCAGGAGTCAAGACTACAAATCAAGTCTGCCCTTCTAGTACGAAATAG
- a CDS encoding family 43 glycosylhydrolase, with protein MRIFFLFSLSLLFIACNTDSKRPISDNSPDAGERIIISNEQPRLTEDGSIVDAHDGRVIQFNDTYYWYGTAYGTTNGFTTANYYQVYSSKDLKTWSLEGRLLPDQPEGVYYRPHVIYNASTKKYVLWYNWYPQLWDGQFGVAISDSPAGPFEIVNDNVNMARSEVGLGDFGLFVDDDNTAYISYNTIQNHQVSVEKLNADYTGSTLENGGIIAEHMEAGSQFKRGETYYLLTDYTCCFCNYGSGARVYQSKDPLTGYQLTGNINRYPGKSATVLHDGETTGTAYATLTRNDSVFQSVQVLLDEPKPLAQITLHIFTGNRPANCGDVDNPRVHPEIAIPEFTLESWNISTWEPVAIQNTERVSSALSETLILSIPETDAYRWRITPKKTMDNSAVYINEISLGDTNKFEVYITGNDIPQRPIIPAQQTYVMTLETAEGPNYIWMGDLWGSASDNQKGHDYQYWSAPLEFREDGSIKPMEWTASWDVQF; from the coding sequence ATGCGTATTTTTTTCTTGTTCAGCCTTTCACTCCTCTTCATTGCCTGCAACACGGACTCAAAAAGACCAATTTCTGACAATAGCCCTGATGCGGGAGAACGTATTATCATTTCCAATGAACAGCCTCGTCTCACTGAAGATGGAAGCATTGTAGATGCACACGATGGGCGCGTGATTCAATTTAATGACACCTATTATTGGTACGGCACCGCCTATGGTACCACCAACGGCTTTACTACGGCTAATTATTATCAAGTCTACAGTTCCAAAGACTTAAAAACGTGGAGTCTTGAAGGAAGACTGTTACCTGATCAACCCGAAGGAGTCTATTATCGCCCACACGTGATCTATAATGCAAGCACCAAAAAATACGTCCTTTGGTACAATTGGTACCCTCAGCTTTGGGATGGTCAGTTTGGTGTAGCAATAAGCGACTCTCCAGCGGGGCCTTTCGAGATCGTTAATGACAACGTAAACATGGCACGTTCAGAAGTTGGCCTGGGTGATTTCGGACTTTTTGTAGATGACGATAATACCGCTTACATCAGCTACAATACTATTCAAAACCATCAAGTTTCTGTAGAAAAGCTTAATGCCGACTACACTGGATCTACCTTAGAAAATGGGGGCATCATTGCGGAGCATATGGAAGCCGGATCTCAGTTCAAACGCGGGGAGACGTATTATCTCCTCACTGACTATACTTGCTGCTTCTGCAATTACGGATCTGGAGCACGAGTATATCAATCCAAAGATCCCTTAACCGGATATCAGCTTACTGGCAATATCAATCGATATCCCGGGAAAAGCGCTACGGTACTCCACGATGGAGAAACTACCGGGACCGCCTATGCGACGCTCACAAGGAATGACAGCGTATTTCAATCGGTGCAAGTGCTTTTAGACGAGCCTAAGCCACTAGCTCAAATAACCCTCCATATCTTTACCGGAAACCGGCCAGCCAATTGTGGAGATGTTGACAATCCGCGGGTGCATCCTGAGATTGCCATCCCTGAGTTTACCCTCGAGTCCTGGAATATCTCAACCTGGGAGCCAGTAGCAATCCAGAATACGGAACGAGTGTCTTCCGCCTTGAGCGAAACCTTGATTCTCAGCATTCCTGAAACAGACGCCTACAGATGGCGTATAACTCCAAAAAAAACCATGGATAATTCGGCTGTTTATATCAATGAGATTAGCCTTGGGGATACTAACAAATTTGAAGTTTATATCACCGGAAATGATATTCCTCAACGACCCATCATTCCCGCCCAGCAAACCTACGTGATGACTTTGGAGACTGCAGAAGGTCCTAACTATATTTGGATGGGCGACTTGTGGGGTTCTGCCTCTGATAATCAAAAAGGTCACGATTATCAGTACTGGAGCGCTCCTTTGGAGTTTAGAGAAGATGGTAGTATCAAGCCGATGGAATGGACGGCATCTTGGGATGTCCAGTTCTAA
- a CDS encoding alpha/beta hydrolase codes for MRKFKRLFFGLVISISASMLAQNNAYSTLFDIPYYDLKNQDSDDYRRRKAVLNIHFPREAKPHPVIIWFHGGGLSSGDHAIPEALKETGNVIVSADYRLVPKVKPENCIDDAAAAIAWVFRNIHTYNGDNNRIFVAGHSAGGYLALMTVMDPTRLNAYGLDANQIAGLVPFSGHTITHFEIRKQRGIPAERALIDSLAPLFFVRKEAPPVRLITGDREKELLGRYEENAYFYRMMKVAGHQDIEIYELDGYGHLMTEPAFPLLLEFVTAYSQGD; via the coding sequence ATGCGTAAATTTAAACGACTCTTTTTCGGCCTCGTGATCTCGATCAGCGCATCCATGCTGGCTCAGAACAATGCCTACAGCACCCTTTTTGACATTCCTTACTATGACTTAAAAAATCAGGATTCCGATGATTACAGAAGAAGAAAAGCAGTCTTAAACATTCATTTTCCCAGGGAAGCCAAGCCGCATCCTGTCATCATCTGGTTTCATGGAGGCGGCCTGTCGAGCGGAGATCACGCCATTCCTGAGGCCTTGAAAGAAACCGGAAATGTTATCGTGAGTGCAGACTACCGATTGGTTCCTAAAGTTAAACCGGAAAACTGTATCGATGACGCCGCGGCAGCCATTGCCTGGGTTTTTCGAAATATTCATACCTATAACGGGGATAACAATCGAATCTTTGTGGCGGGTCACTCTGCAGGCGGTTATTTAGCGCTCATGACGGTTATGGATCCTACCCGACTGAATGCTTATGGTTTGGACGCCAATCAGATCGCTGGATTGGTTCCATTCAGCGGGCATACCATTACGCATTTTGAAATCAGAAAGCAACGCGGTATCCCGGCAGAGCGGGCATTGATTGATAGTCTCGCTCCCTTATTCTTCGTGCGCAAAGAGGCTCCACCCGTACGATTGATTACAGGAGACCGTGAAAAAGAACTCTTAGGCCGTTATGAAGAAAATGCCTATTTCTACAGAATGATGAAAGTGGCAGGTCATCAGGATATTGAGATTTATGAATTGGACGGTTACGGACATTTAATGACCGAGCCGGCCTTTCCATTATTGCTGGAGTTCGTCACCGCATATTCCCAGGGCGATTAG
- a CDS encoding glycoside hydrolase family 2 TIM barrel-domain containing protein yields the protein MQEQPPLWEDPQVSGLNRMPAKATSISYASVETAKKSNRKESSRYQSLNGDWKFSWAPVPSEAPEDFYKVDFNDTGWKTIPVPSNWELQGYGTAIYTNIAYPFKPVDPPLVPDTDNPTGSYRTQFTVPEIWKDMQVTLTFGGVSSAYYVWLNGQLLGYSEDSRLPTDFDITSYLREGENVLAVQVYRWSDGSYLEDQDHWRLSGIHREVYLSAAPQVQLYDYFVKTKLDSVYQDASLEIRPRIKRFNGANLKDYMLSAQLFDQEGALVTTQDSMSIELPKIYQEYYGQRGKPAFGLLQTNVSNPKKWSAEHPNLYTLVFQLKDPEGNLLEARSTKIGFREIEINSGGELLINGESVLIYGVNRHDHDAKTGKVISEASMIEDIEMMKRFNINAVRTSHYPNQERWYELCDEYGLYVMDEANLETHALGGKLSNDSSWGNAFLQRAIRMVERDKNHPSIIFWSLGNESGSGFNHAAMAKWIQHFDDTRFIHYEGAQNPGETATGELFPDPDYVDMVSRMYTPIAYMQRMAHMENEKRPIIWCEYAHSMGNSTGNLFKFWEAIRAEEQMIGGYIWDWVDQGLEQLTEEGESYYAFGGDMGDTEINSGNFCLNGIVGPDRQIKPALWEVKKVFQPIAFQAVNLENGTISVLNRFDFTNLNTLSFHWVLEEDGKLIQKGTLPTMNVRPNDSIRLNIPFKIPRLKEGAEYFLRIAAKLNEATSWAPKGHEMAWHQFELPIQNKSAAFNPTALRPFSLKDSESRIVLQGKDFTISFGKTTGALESLQSNGYELIANPLSPNFWRPVTDNDRGGGQTPKTLGIWKEAGNQAKLQKFEVLESSDTRIQIKSSYRLDEVSSNLYVVYTVYGDGTVQVDNSFEIDESADLPMLPKYGMQMQLPKALNHAVYLGKGPHENYQDRQSSADVGLFEFQVAEDFNSYIRPQESSNRTEVRWMSLTDASGRGLYVGGMSSSLSMSAKPYSTRNIDDALHTFDLKEEEFITLNIDLTQMGVGGDDSWSQAALPHEEFRVPAQDYRYSFILKAVKKKVNERLPLPSTR from the coding sequence TTGCAAGAACAACCGCCCCTCTGGGAAGACCCTCAAGTTTCCGGTCTGAATCGCATGCCGGCAAAAGCCACCTCCATTTCATATGCTTCTGTGGAAACGGCTAAGAAATCCAATAGAAAGGAATCCAGCCGCTATCAATCGCTCAACGGGGATTGGAAGTTTTCCTGGGCGCCCGTTCCATCAGAAGCTCCGGAAGATTTTTATAAGGTTGACTTTAACGATACCGGCTGGAAAACGATCCCTGTTCCATCCAACTGGGAGTTACAGGGTTATGGTACGGCCATCTATACGAACATAGCGTATCCTTTTAAACCCGTAGATCCGCCTTTAGTTCCCGATACCGATAATCCTACAGGAAGTTATCGCACTCAGTTTACCGTACCCGAAATTTGGAAAGATATGCAGGTGACGCTCACCTTTGGCGGGGTGAGTTCTGCCTACTACGTGTGGCTGAACGGTCAACTTTTGGGGTACAGTGAAGACAGTCGTTTGCCTACCGACTTTGATATTACTTCCTACCTCAGAGAAGGGGAAAACGTCCTGGCCGTACAAGTCTACCGATGGAGCGATGGGTCTTATCTGGAAGATCAGGATCATTGGAGACTTAGCGGGATTCACCGGGAAGTGTATTTAAGTGCTGCCCCTCAAGTGCAACTCTATGATTATTTCGTGAAAACGAAACTAGACTCCGTCTATCAAGATGCCTCCCTGGAAATTCGACCGAGGATAAAACGCTTCAATGGAGCTAATTTAAAAGACTATATGTTGTCAGCACAGCTATTCGATCAAGAGGGAGCGCTCGTCACTACCCAAGACAGTATGTCTATAGAGCTCCCCAAGATTTACCAGGAATACTACGGACAACGAGGTAAACCGGCGTTCGGGCTCCTGCAGACGAATGTTTCAAACCCTAAGAAATGGAGTGCTGAACACCCCAACCTGTACACTTTGGTTTTCCAACTTAAGGACCCCGAAGGAAATCTACTGGAAGCGAGAAGCACTAAGATTGGTTTCCGGGAAATTGAAATTAATTCGGGGGGCGAATTACTGATCAATGGAGAATCAGTACTCATTTACGGTGTTAATCGGCATGATCATGATGCGAAAACCGGCAAGGTCATTTCAGAAGCTTCCATGATTGAGGATATTGAAATGATGAAGCGATTCAACATCAATGCGGTACGCACCTCGCACTATCCCAATCAGGAACGGTGGTATGAACTCTGCGATGAGTATGGCCTCTATGTCATGGATGAAGCCAATCTGGAAACCCACGCTTTGGGGGGTAAATTGAGTAATGATTCCTCCTGGGGAAATGCCTTTTTACAACGGGCCATTCGCATGGTGGAGCGGGATAAAAACCATCCCTCCATCATTTTTTGGTCCTTAGGCAACGAAAGTGGATCTGGCTTTAATCATGCTGCCATGGCCAAATGGATACAGCACTTTGATGATACCCGATTCATCCATTACGAAGGGGCACAGAATCCAGGTGAGACCGCTACTGGTGAACTGTTTCCAGATCCTGATTATGTAGACATGGTCAGCCGCATGTACACGCCTATCGCATACATGCAACGAATGGCCCATATGGAGAATGAGAAGCGACCCATCATTTGGTGCGAATACGCTCACAGCATGGGGAATTCTACCGGGAATCTTTTTAAATTTTGGGAGGCTATCCGAGCGGAGGAGCAGATGATTGGCGGTTACATTTGGGACTGGGTAGATCAAGGACTTGAGCAACTCACCGAAGAAGGGGAGAGCTACTACGCCTTTGGCGGCGATATGGGTGATACGGAGATCAATAGCGGTAATTTTTGTTTGAACGGGATCGTAGGACCTGACCGTCAGATTAAACCCGCCTTGTGGGAAGTCAAGAAAGTATTTCAGCCCATCGCCTTTCAAGCCGTTAATTTAGAAAATGGAACCATAAGTGTCTTAAACCGTTTTGATTTTACCAATTTGAACACCCTTTCTTTTCACTGGGTTCTTGAAGAAGACGGTAAGCTCATTCAAAAAGGAACATTACCGACCATGAACGTGCGCCCCAACGATTCCATACGATTGAATATTCCTTTTAAGATCCCGCGTTTAAAGGAGGGAGCAGAATACTTTTTAAGAATTGCCGCGAAACTTAATGAAGCGACTTCTTGGGCCCCTAAAGGTCACGAGATGGCCTGGCATCAGTTTGAGTTGCCCATTCAGAACAAATCCGCGGCATTCAACCCTACTGCACTTCGACCATTTTCCCTTAAAGATTCGGAGAGCCGGATAGTCTTACAGGGAAAAGATTTTACTATTTCCTTTGGCAAAACTACAGGGGCACTCGAGTCTTTACAATCGAACGGGTACGAATTGATTGCAAATCCTTTATCCCCCAATTTTTGGAGACCGGTTACGGATAATGACCGGGGCGGCGGACAAACACCAAAAACGCTAGGCATTTGGAAAGAGGCTGGTAATCAGGCTAAACTTCAAAAGTTTGAAGTTTTGGAGTCTTCCGATACTAGAATACAGATTAAAAGCTCATATCGGTTAGACGAGGTAAGCTCCAACTTGTATGTAGTGTATACTGTGTACGGCGATGGGACGGTTCAGGTGGACAATTCTTTTGAAATTGATGAGTCCGCCGACTTGCCAATGCTTCCCAAATACGGTATGCAAATGCAACTACCAAAAGCACTAAACCATGCTGTTTACCTGGGTAAAGGTCCGCATGAGAATTATCAGGACCGCCAAAGCAGTGCTGATGTTGGTTTGTTTGAGTTTCAGGTAGCTGAAGACTTCAATAGTTACATCAGACCGCAGGAAAGTAGTAACCGCACCGAAGTACGCTGGATGAGCCTGACCGACGCTTCGGGTAGAGGATTGTATGTAGGTGGAATGTCGTCCTCCTTAAGTATGAGTGCCAAGCCGTATTCCACCAGGAATATTGACGATGCCTTGCATACCTTCGACCTCAAGGAGGAAGAATTCATCACCCTAAATATTGATTTAACTCAAATGGGCGTTGGGGGAGATGACAGCTGGAGTCAAGCGGCTTTACCACACGAAGAATTTAGAGTGCCTGCACAGGATTACCGGTACAGCTTTATTCTTAAGGCCGTAAAGAAAAAAGTGAATGAGCGATTGCCCTTGCCTTCAACCCGATAG
- a CDS encoding sulfatase, with amino-acid sequence MKQSLRTTTLLLSLLLSLCLSCKHSSTAGEEEITANLNRPNIIMIVADDMGWHDLGAYGNDFMETPNLDRLAETGIKFTDAYAGAPLCSPSRAALMTGLHPIAVNITEHIHGNQPAGPNQKLKTPPISQHLDLDYITIAEALKEQDYHTGFIGKWHLGGGQWEPQHQGFDLNIAGSYNGLPRSFFYPFFSPGEKPEIQEDSQEGDYLTDVLTNKALEYITRQKDSAFFLSLNYYSPHVPIEGKDSLVQKYIDKRGTAADSILPNVHYAAMIESIDINVGRIIKSLNDLQIADNTLIIFTSDNGGLSVEEVPAFAKHTPPTDNGPLRAGKGYLYEGGIREPLIMSWPAGFKNAKIIDKPVIAQDLFNTLTAITQSTQKTGDGVSLLPLVEQDNLEERGLLWHLPHYSPQHGKPATAYRKGDFKIIHFYEDDRYELYNLKEDKSETNDLSEANPQKLESLKAEMENQLGALGAQFPEPNPNYKGE; translated from the coding sequence ATGAAACAATCCTTAAGAACTACTACACTACTTCTAAGTCTCCTGCTTTCCTTGTGCTTGAGTTGTAAGCATTCGTCCACCGCTGGCGAAGAAGAAATAACGGCTAACCTGAACCGGCCCAATATCATCATGATTGTAGCCGATGATATGGGTTGGCACGATCTGGGTGCTTATGGAAATGATTTTATGGAAACGCCAAACCTAGATCGTTTGGCAGAGACCGGGATAAAATTCACCGATGCCTATGCCGGAGCGCCCTTATGTAGCCCTTCGCGAGCAGCGCTAATGACCGGTCTGCATCCCATTGCTGTTAATATTACGGAGCATATTCACGGAAACCAGCCTGCCGGGCCTAATCAAAAACTGAAGACCCCGCCCATCAGTCAACACCTCGATCTGGATTATATCACCATAGCCGAGGCTTTAAAGGAGCAGGACTACCACACTGGGTTTATTGGGAAATGGCACCTGGGCGGTGGTCAGTGGGAGCCACAGCATCAAGGCTTCGATTTGAATATAGCTGGAAGTTATAACGGCTTGCCCCGATCGTTTTTTTATCCTTTTTTCAGTCCGGGAGAGAAACCGGAGATCCAGGAGGACAGCCAGGAAGGCGACTACCTCACCGATGTACTTACCAATAAAGCGTTGGAGTACATAACGAGACAAAAAGACAGCGCGTTCTTTTTGAGTTTAAACTATTATTCGCCCCACGTTCCTATTGAAGGAAAGGACAGCCTGGTTCAAAAATACATCGACAAGCGCGGTACGGCAGCTGACTCCATATTGCCTAATGTGCATTATGCCGCCATGATCGAAAGTATTGATATCAACGTCGGTCGCATCATAAAAAGCCTAAATGACCTGCAGATTGCAGACAATACCCTCATTATTTTTACTTCAGACAATGGTGGCCTTTCCGTAGAAGAGGTTCCCGCTTTCGCGAAACATACGCCGCCCACAGATAACGGTCCGCTGCGTGCAGGTAAAGGTTATCTCTACGAAGGAGGTATTCGCGAACCCCTAATCATGAGCTGGCCGGCGGGCTTTAAGAACGCTAAAATCATTGATAAACCGGTCATTGCGCAAGATCTCTTTAATACCCTTACGGCCATCACTCAATCCACCCAAAAGACCGGAGATGGGGTAAGTCTACTCCCACTTGTGGAGCAGGATAACTTAGAAGAACGCGGCTTGCTTTGGCATCTCCCGCATTACAGTCCGCAGCACGGTAAACCGGCCACCGCCTATCGCAAAGGTGATTTTAAGATCATTCATTTTTATGAGGACGATCGCTATGAACTCTACAACCTGAAAGAAGATAAAAGTGAGACCAATGATCTCTCAGAAGCCAACCCCCAAAAATTAGAATCCCTAAAGGCCGAAATGGAGAATCAGTTGGGAGCTCTTGGTGCTCAATTTCCAGAGCCCAACCCTAACTATAAAGGAGAATGA
- a CDS encoding L-rhamnose/proton symporter RhaT, protein MANPFLGVLLHATGGFAAGSFYLPIKKIKAWSWESAWLTNGIFAWIVAPLAVSLITVPETWSVLQQAPTQSLLNTFLFGLLWGIGGLTFGLALRYLGISLGMALALGLTAAFGTLIPPLYDGEFGALMQTTSGQLVLLGVGVCLLGIAICGRAGWLRDKNREKSKIAEGIKDSNLVKGVVVAFFAGIMSSCFAFGMIAGQPIASLSVQYDTPSLWQNGPVFIIILWGGFCANFIWCAFLNVKNKTYTNYADTQTPLRKNYLFAAVAGVTWYCQFMFYGMGSTQMGEHDFASWTLHMAFIIVFSTFWGLVTKEWKGSGKQIKYTLAAGLSVLILSTIIIGLSNQIATV, encoded by the coding sequence ATGGCCAATCCTTTTCTTGGTGTTTTATTGCATGCTACCGGCGGTTTTGCTGCCGGATCTTTTTATTTGCCCATAAAAAAAATTAAAGCATGGTCCTGGGAAAGTGCCTGGCTAACCAACGGTATTTTCGCGTGGATTGTGGCGCCCTTAGCCGTTTCGTTGATCACGGTGCCCGAAACCTGGTCGGTTTTACAACAGGCCCCCACGCAAAGCCTGTTGAATACTTTTCTTTTTGGATTACTCTGGGGTATTGGAGGGTTAACCTTTGGATTGGCCCTGCGTTATCTGGGCATCTCCCTGGGTATGGCCTTGGCCCTCGGATTGACTGCTGCTTTCGGAACCCTCATTCCCCCGCTTTATGATGGAGAGTTTGGAGCCTTGATGCAAACAACTTCCGGCCAATTGGTCTTGCTGGGCGTTGGAGTTTGCCTCCTTGGTATCGCTATCTGTGGTAGGGCAGGATGGTTACGTGATAAGAATAGAGAAAAATCAAAAATAGCTGAAGGAATAAAAGACTCCAATTTGGTTAAAGGAGTGGTGGTCGCTTTTTTCGCTGGCATTATGAGTTCCTGTTTTGCATTTGGAATGATCGCCGGTCAACCTATTGCGAGCCTTTCGGTTCAATACGACACTCCATCGCTTTGGCAAAATGGTCCGGTTTTCATCATCATTCTATGGGGTGGATTTTGCGCTAATTTTATTTGGTGCGCATTTTTAAATGTCAAAAACAAGACCTATACCAATTACGCAGATACCCAAACACCCTTGCGTAAAAATTACCTTTTTGCTGCTGTTGCCGGAGTGACCTGGTACTGTCAATTTATGTTTTATGGCATGGGCAGTACGCAAATGGGAGAGCATGATTTCGCCAGTTGGACCTTGCATATGGCGTTTATAATCGTGTTCAGCACCTTCTGGGGACTGGTAACCAAAGAATGGAAAGGTTCCGGAAAACAAATTAAGTACACGCTTGCAGCCGGCTTATCGGTACTTATCCTATCGACCATAATTATCGGATTGAGTAATCAGATAGCTACTGTCTAA